The sequence TTTCCCTCCTGCTCCAGGCATTCGGCAACGGCAGCGCGGCCGGCAGCGGCAAGATACTCTATGCTGCGCACTTTACGGGCGAACTTCTCATAGTAGCGCCGCGCCTCGGCATATTGGCCTTGCTGGTAGAGGACGTTGCCCAAGTGGAGCAAGGCCAGCGTGCCGTTCCTCGTGCCGCCATAGTCCTCCACTGCAGTACGAAGGATGTCGGTTGCCGCGGTATAGTCGAGGCGCTCGTAGGCAGCAAGCCCACGGGCTAGTTCCACCGCGGCTTTGCCTTCCGCCGCGCGCCGTCCTGCCCTAATCAATGAGACGGCCAGAATAGTGACCACGACTGCCGCGGCCGCTGCATAAACAACCTTGCTATGCGTTTCTAGGTACTTCGTCACCTTGGCGTAAGTGGTGACAAACTTATCCTCCTTAATCTCCCGTCGTGTCAGTTTCTTCTTCGGCTTGAGCATGGTCACTCCGTGTCATGTGGTTCTTGCTGAGCTGTGTGCCCCTAGCAGGACTTGAACCTGCGACACATGGTTTAGGAAACCACTGCTCTATCCATACTGAGCTATAGGGGCGC is a genomic window of candidate division KSB1 bacterium containing:
- a CDS encoding tetratricopeptide repeat protein, producing the protein MLKPKKKLTRREIKEDKFVTTYAKVTKYLETHSKVVYAAAAAVVVTILAVSLIRAGRRAAEGKAAVELARGLAAYERLDYTAATDILRTAVEDYGGTRNGTLALLHLGNVLYQQGQYAEARRYYEKFARKVRSIEYLAAAGRAAVAECLEQEGKYSEAAQRYEKVARDYDTQPTAPRYLLAAGRCYALAGMKDQAERVLRSLLDKYPEAQERTQAELVLGEVRS